Proteins encoded within one genomic window of Theobroma cacao cultivar B97-61/B2 chromosome 7, Criollo_cocoa_genome_V2, whole genome shotgun sequence:
- the LOC18593800 gene encoding uncharacterized protein LOC18593800 gives MKKVSKKRSNGFCMCFHPDDMERGFAVGPGEEQSERVNPFLSPAVDMCSDDVDKDFTVGSFGRKCKLGRRSFSRYVKAVFFETSLMMKMRNKKFGEKLQRSHNSVKSKPKKVSHPKSMEKSCEDNPSTRSSTFASCLCTTSTTNSSSSSSLLSSLASSKCSSSSSLSLPEKLENNMQGNVGKGCYGYNVSMCLLLVTLFVLVFWGKLCAIFCTSTWLFLATCWSIKLSPSSSGNYAVEHFPEIDTDKFYKKKVIMEGLLERNHSSIPQPLLKQ, from the exons atgaAGAAAGTAAGTAAGAAGAGGAGTAATGGTTTCTGCATGTGTTTCCATCCTGATGATATGGAAAGAGGTTTCGCCGTTGGACCAGGAGAAGAGCAGTCGGAGCGGGTCAACCCGTTTCTTTCTCCCGCCGTGGACATGTGTTCGGACGATGTAGACAAGGATTTTACTGTCGGTTCTTTCGGTCGGAAATGCAAACTTGGTCGTCGGAGTTTCTCCCGTTATGTCAAAGCCGTTTTCTTTGAAACTTCCCTG ATGATGAAAATGcgaaacaaaaaatttggaGAGAAGCTCCAGCGGTCTCACAACAGTGTTAAATCCAAACCCAAGAAAGTTTCCCATCCAAAGTCAATGGAGAAATCATGTGAGGATAATCCCTCAACCAGAAGTTCTACATTTGCATCTTGTTTATGTACAACATCAACCACgaattcatcatcatcctcatcATTATTATCATCATTAGCGTCGTCAAAgtgttcatcatcatcatcactctCATTACCCGAAAAGCTGGAAAACAACATGCAAGGAAATGTTGGAAAGGGCTGCTACGGTTATAACGTTAGTATGTGTTTGCTTCTCGTTACCCTGTTTGTTTTGGTCTTCTGGGGTAagctttgtgcaatcttttgtACTTCAACCTGGCTCTTCTTGGCCACTTGTTGGAGTATCAAGCTTTCCCCATCATCTTCAGGAAATTATGCAGTTGAGCATTTTCCTGAGATTGATACAGACAAGTTTTACAAGAAGAAGGTTATCATGGAAGGATTACTAGAAAGGAACCATAGTTCAATTCCTCAGCCTTTACTGAAACAATGA
- the LOC18593801 gene encoding ubiquitin carboxyl-terminal hydrolase 14 isoform X2 yields the protein MNTFLAFGKGYVVWNYEKTGNPVYLHIKQTKKLVPEDRPSKKPTLLAIGIDGGFDNNEPEYEETHNIVILPNYVALPFPSVELPEKVRLAVDAILMAEGAERKEQVAAWTADKKQISAYAMDLRQIGSVVVPPSGWKCTKCDKTENLWLNLTDGMILCGRRNWDGTGGNNHAIEHYKETGYPLAVKLGTITADLEAADVFSYPEDDSVVDPLLAQHLAYFGIDFSSLQKTEMTTAERELDQNTNFDWNRIQESGQEVEPIYGPGYTGLVNLGNSCYMAATMQVMFSTHSFCRQYYMNQSLKMAFETAPADPTVDLNMQLTKLGHGLLSGKYSVPASEKDGTTAPAITDAKQEGIPPRMFKAVIAASHPEFSTMRQQDALEFFLHFLDQVERSNAVKPELDPSRSFKFGVEERILCSSGKVAYNKRLDYILSLNIPLHEVTNKEELEAFHKIKAEKISEGKDVSSDEIVRPRVPLEACLASFAAPEEIPEFYSTALKAKTTAIKTAGLTSFPDYLVLHMRKFVMEAGWVPKKLDVYIDVPDIIDISHMRSKGLQPGEELLPESAPGSEAESSQPVANEEIVAQLVSMGFNQLHCQKAAINTLNTGVEEAMNWLLSHMDDPDIDAPICHGAQGAGASVDQSKVDTLISFGFQEEIARMALNASGGDIEKATDWIFNNPNASASSDMDTTTSSSSVPTPVDAGLPDGGGRYRLFGIVSHIGTSTQCGHYVAHILKDGRWVIFNDNKVGASINPPKDMGYLYFFERITS from the exons ATGAATACATTTCTAGCGTTCGGGAAAGGTTATGTGGTTTGGAACTATGAGAAGACTGGAAATCCAGTTTATTTGCATATTAAGCAAACGAAAAAGTTGGTTCCGGAAGATAGGCCTTCCAAGAAACCTACACTTTTGGCTATTG GtattgatggtggatttgacaACAATGAGCCTGAATATGAAGAAACTCACAATATAGTCATTTTGCCTAATTATGTAGCTCTTCCTTTTCCATCTGTGGAGTTGCCAGAGAAG GTAAGGTTGGCAGTTGATGCTATTTTAATGGCTGAGGGTGCTGAGCGGAAAGAACAAGTTGCAGCCTGGACAGCTGATAAGAAGCAAATAAGTGCATATGCAATGGATTTGCGGCAAATTGGAAGTGTTGTTGTTCCTCCATCTGGTTGGAAATGTACTAAGTGTGATAAAACAGAAAATCTCTGGTTAAATCTTACTGATGGAATGATTCTCTGTGGGAGGAGAAATTGGGATGGAACTGGTGGCAACAACCATGCTATTGAACACTACAAGGAGACTGGCTATCCTCTTGCTGTAAAGCTTGGGACCATTACTGCTGATCTGGAAGCAGCAG ACGTTTTCTCTTACCCAGAGGATGATAGTGTTGTAGACCCACTTCTAGCACAACATTTGGCATATTTTGGTATTGATTTCTCATCATTACAAAAG ACTGAAATGACGACTGCTGAAAGGGAGCTTGACCAGAACACCAACTTTGATTGGAATAGAATTCAAGAAAGTGGACAGGAAGTGGAACCAATATATGGACCAGGTTATACAGGTCTCGTGAATCTTGGAAACAG CTGCTACATGGCAGCAACCATGCAAGTGATGTTTTCAACACATTCATTTTGTAGACA ATACTATATGAACCAAAGCTTAAAAATGGCTTTTGAGACAGCCCCAGCGGATCCAACGGTAGACCTGAATATGCAGTT AACAAAACTGGGACATGGTTTGCTCTCTGGTAAATATTCTGTTCCAGCTTCAGAG AAAGATGGAACTACTGCACCAGCGATAACAGATGCT AAACAGGAAGGGATCCCCCCTCGAATGTTCAAAGCAGTTATTGCGGCCAGCCATCCTGAGTTTTCTACTATGAGACAACAG GATGCCTTGGAATTCTTCCTTCATTTTCTTGACCAAGTTGAACGTTCTAATGCTGTGAAACCTGAACTGGATCCCTCAAGGAGTTTCAAGTTTGGTGTTGAAGAGCGTATTTTGTGCTCGTCTGGAAAGGTTGCTTATAACAAAAGGCTTGACTACATTCTTTCCTTGAATATTCCACTACATGAAGTTACTAATAAGG AAGAGCTGGAAGCTTTTCACAAAATCAAAGCTGAAAAGATTTCAGAAGGGAAGGATGT ATCTAGTGATGAAATTGTACGTCCAAGGGTACCTCTAGAAGCATGCTTAGCAAGCTTTGCAGCTCCAGAGGAGATACCTGAATTTTATAGCACTGCATTGAAGGCTAAGACAACAGCTATCAA GACTGCTGGTTTAACTTCATTCCCTGATTATTTGGTATTGCACATGAGGAAGTTTGTCATGGAGGCAGGCTGGGTGCCTAAAAAGCTTG ATGTCTACATAGATGTTCCTGACATTATAGATATCAGCCACATGCGCAGCAAAGGCCTTCAACCTGGAGAGGAACTGTTGCCAGAGTCTG CTCCTGGGAGTGAGGCGGAATCAAGTCAGCCTGTGGCCAATGAAGAGATTGTCGCCCAGCTTGTCTCAATGGGGTTTAACCAGCTTCATTGTCAGAAAGCTGCCATAAATACTTTAAATACTGGTGTGGAAGAGGCAATGAACTGGTTGCTTTCACACATGGATGATCCAG ATATAGATGCTCCTATCTGTCATGGGGCACAAGGTGCTGGGGCATCTGTAGACCAATCAAAAGTtgatactttgatttcatttggttttcAAGAAGAAATTGCTCGAATGGCATTGAATGCATCG GGTGGTGACATTGAAAAAGCAACAGATTGGATATTTAACAATCCCAATGCCTCTGCTTCATCAGACATGGATACTACTACATCAAGCAGCAGCGTGCCTACTCCAGTTGACGCAGGACTGCCCGATGGAGGAGGGA GATATCGGCTTTTTGGAATAGTGAGTCACATCGGAACCTCTACCCAGTGTGGCCACTATGTTGCTCACATCCTCAAAGATGGTAGATGGGTGATATTCAATGATAATAAGGTTGGGGCATCTATCAATCCACCCAAGGACATGGGCTACTTGTACTTTTTTGAGAGGATTACCAGCTGA
- the LOC18593801 gene encoding ubiquitin carboxyl-terminal hydrolase 14 isoform X1: MEEINPMELLRSNLSRVRIPEPTNRIYKQECCLSFDSPRSEGGLFIDMNTFLAFGKGYVVWNYEKTGNPVYLHIKQTKKLVPEDRPSKKPTLLAIGIDGGFDNNEPEYEETHNIVILPNYVALPFPSVELPEKVRLAVDAILMAEGAERKEQVAAWTADKKQISAYAMDLRQIGSVVVPPSGWKCTKCDKTENLWLNLTDGMILCGRRNWDGTGGNNHAIEHYKETGYPLAVKLGTITADLEAADVFSYPEDDSVVDPLLAQHLAYFGIDFSSLQKTEMTTAERELDQNTNFDWNRIQESGQEVEPIYGPGYTGLVNLGNSCYMAATMQVMFSTHSFCRQYYMNQSLKMAFETAPADPTVDLNMQLTKLGHGLLSGKYSVPASEKDGTTAPAITDAKQEGIPPRMFKAVIAASHPEFSTMRQQDALEFFLHFLDQVERSNAVKPELDPSRSFKFGVEERILCSSGKVAYNKRLDYILSLNIPLHEVTNKEELEAFHKIKAEKISEGKDVSSDEIVRPRVPLEACLASFAAPEEIPEFYSTALKAKTTAIKTAGLTSFPDYLVLHMRKFVMEAGWVPKKLDVYIDVPDIIDISHMRSKGLQPGEELLPESAPGSEAESSQPVANEEIVAQLVSMGFNQLHCQKAAINTLNTGVEEAMNWLLSHMDDPDIDAPICHGAQGAGASVDQSKVDTLISFGFQEEIARMALNASGGDIEKATDWIFNNPNASASSDMDTTTSSSSVPTPVDAGLPDGGGRYRLFGIVSHIGTSTQCGHYVAHILKDGRWVIFNDNKVGASINPPKDMGYLYFFERITS; the protein is encoded by the exons atGGAGGAGATAAACCCTATGGAGCTGCTCCGATCCAATCTCTCTCGGGTTCGGATCCCCGAACCAACCAATCGTATATACAAGCAAGAATGCTGCCTCTCGTTCGATTCTCCa AGGTCAGAAGGAGGATTGTTTATTGATATGAATACATTTCTAGCGTTCGGGAAAGGTTATGTGGTTTGGAACTATGAGAAGACTGGAAATCCAGTTTATTTGCATATTAAGCAAACGAAAAAGTTGGTTCCGGAAGATAGGCCTTCCAAGAAACCTACACTTTTGGCTATTG GtattgatggtggatttgacaACAATGAGCCTGAATATGAAGAAACTCACAATATAGTCATTTTGCCTAATTATGTAGCTCTTCCTTTTCCATCTGTGGAGTTGCCAGAGAAG GTAAGGTTGGCAGTTGATGCTATTTTAATGGCTGAGGGTGCTGAGCGGAAAGAACAAGTTGCAGCCTGGACAGCTGATAAGAAGCAAATAAGTGCATATGCAATGGATTTGCGGCAAATTGGAAGTGTTGTTGTTCCTCCATCTGGTTGGAAATGTACTAAGTGTGATAAAACAGAAAATCTCTGGTTAAATCTTACTGATGGAATGATTCTCTGTGGGAGGAGAAATTGGGATGGAACTGGTGGCAACAACCATGCTATTGAACACTACAAGGAGACTGGCTATCCTCTTGCTGTAAAGCTTGGGACCATTACTGCTGATCTGGAAGCAGCAG ACGTTTTCTCTTACCCAGAGGATGATAGTGTTGTAGACCCACTTCTAGCACAACATTTGGCATATTTTGGTATTGATTTCTCATCATTACAAAAG ACTGAAATGACGACTGCTGAAAGGGAGCTTGACCAGAACACCAACTTTGATTGGAATAGAATTCAAGAAAGTGGACAGGAAGTGGAACCAATATATGGACCAGGTTATACAGGTCTCGTGAATCTTGGAAACAG CTGCTACATGGCAGCAACCATGCAAGTGATGTTTTCAACACATTCATTTTGTAGACA ATACTATATGAACCAAAGCTTAAAAATGGCTTTTGAGACAGCCCCAGCGGATCCAACGGTAGACCTGAATATGCAGTT AACAAAACTGGGACATGGTTTGCTCTCTGGTAAATATTCTGTTCCAGCTTCAGAG AAAGATGGAACTACTGCACCAGCGATAACAGATGCT AAACAGGAAGGGATCCCCCCTCGAATGTTCAAAGCAGTTATTGCGGCCAGCCATCCTGAGTTTTCTACTATGAGACAACAG GATGCCTTGGAATTCTTCCTTCATTTTCTTGACCAAGTTGAACGTTCTAATGCTGTGAAACCTGAACTGGATCCCTCAAGGAGTTTCAAGTTTGGTGTTGAAGAGCGTATTTTGTGCTCGTCTGGAAAGGTTGCTTATAACAAAAGGCTTGACTACATTCTTTCCTTGAATATTCCACTACATGAAGTTACTAATAAGG AAGAGCTGGAAGCTTTTCACAAAATCAAAGCTGAAAAGATTTCAGAAGGGAAGGATGT ATCTAGTGATGAAATTGTACGTCCAAGGGTACCTCTAGAAGCATGCTTAGCAAGCTTTGCAGCTCCAGAGGAGATACCTGAATTTTATAGCACTGCATTGAAGGCTAAGACAACAGCTATCAA GACTGCTGGTTTAACTTCATTCCCTGATTATTTGGTATTGCACATGAGGAAGTTTGTCATGGAGGCAGGCTGGGTGCCTAAAAAGCTTG ATGTCTACATAGATGTTCCTGACATTATAGATATCAGCCACATGCGCAGCAAAGGCCTTCAACCTGGAGAGGAACTGTTGCCAGAGTCTG CTCCTGGGAGTGAGGCGGAATCAAGTCAGCCTGTGGCCAATGAAGAGATTGTCGCCCAGCTTGTCTCAATGGGGTTTAACCAGCTTCATTGTCAGAAAGCTGCCATAAATACTTTAAATACTGGTGTGGAAGAGGCAATGAACTGGTTGCTTTCACACATGGATGATCCAG ATATAGATGCTCCTATCTGTCATGGGGCACAAGGTGCTGGGGCATCTGTAGACCAATCAAAAGTtgatactttgatttcatttggttttcAAGAAGAAATTGCTCGAATGGCATTGAATGCATCG GGTGGTGACATTGAAAAAGCAACAGATTGGATATTTAACAATCCCAATGCCTCTGCTTCATCAGACATGGATACTACTACATCAAGCAGCAGCGTGCCTACTCCAGTTGACGCAGGACTGCCCGATGGAGGAGGGA GATATCGGCTTTTTGGAATAGTGAGTCACATCGGAACCTCTACCCAGTGTGGCCACTATGTTGCTCACATCCTCAAAGATGGTAGATGGGTGATATTCAATGATAATAAGGTTGGGGCATCTATCAATCCACCCAAGGACATGGGCTACTTGTACTTTTTTGAGAGGATTACCAGCTGA
- the LOC18593802 gene encoding probable serine/threonine-protein kinase abkC — protein sequence MVVEPAAFLAMSRFLGYVNVRRVARSFHSNWKTSFRKANNNGVHPKVEFPYSLYRLYSQYRHSFREDSPFVIYKVKERLSKSYQGQSFHALSPSYVFSDNAQVNWRRLFQVFSFGSPAVTPISRIARAVSLALSRSNLVAPGVMAFIIGELAWTQQTWAEAEGFSTKDTFFMQAQDGHLYLASFVFLVLEFVILLFRAIYLAILFSPSIAMAPFVDSLGLEFRKMWLHIVHHTLEKAGPAFIKWGQWAATRPDLFPKDLCAVLAELHTKAPSHSFAFTKKSVENAFGRKLTDIFTGFEEEPLASGSVAQVHRATLKYRYPGQQTKPIVVAVKVRHPGVGEAIRRDFMIINSVAKISRFIPTLKWLRLDESLQQFAVYMMSQVDLAREAAHLSRFIYNFRRWKDVSFPKPLYPLVHPAVLVETFERGESVLHYVDELEGHERIKSALAHIGTHALLKMLLVDNFVHADMHPGNILVRVKDINPSHKQFFSSRPHVILLDVGMTAELSKTDRMNLLEFFKAVALRDGRSAAVCTLRLSKQQNCPNPKAFIEDVEKSFNLWDSPDGEFIHPGECIQQLLEHVRRHKVNIDGNVCTVIVTTLVLEGWQRKLDPQLDVMRTLQTLLFKADWAESLYYTIEGLVAP from the exons ATGGTGGTTGAACCAGCGGCGTTTTTAGCCATGTCGAG ATTTTTGGGCTATGTAAATGTTAGGAGGGTTGCCCGATCCTTTCATTCAAACTGGAAGACTAGCTTCCGGAAAGCAAATAACAATGGGGTGCATCCAAAAGTTGAGTTCCCTTACTCCCTATATAGGTTATACTCACAATATAGACATTCATTTAGAGAAGATTCGCCTTTTGTGATTtacaaagtaaaagaaagattaTCAAAGAGTTATCAGGGCCAGAGCTTCCATGCCCTTTCGCCTAGCTATGTGTTTTCAGACAATGCACAAGTTAATTGGAGGAGgctttttcaagtattttccTTTGGCAGTCCAGCTGTGACACCGATTAGTAGAATTGCCCGTGCAGTGAGTCTGGCTTTGAGCAGGTCGAACTTGGTAGCTCCTGGTGTTATGGCCTTTATAATTGGAGAACTTGCCTGGACCCAACAAACATGGGCAGAAGCAGAAGGCTTCTCTACAAAGGATACTTTTTTTATGCAAGCACAAGATGGACATCTTTATTTGGCGTCATTTGTATTTTTAGTTTTGGAATTTGTAATATTGTTATTTAGAGCTATCTATCTAGCTATTCTATTTTCACCCTCCATAGCAATGGCTCCTTTTGTGGATTCTCTGGGTCTTGAATTCAGGAAAATGTGGCTTCATATAGTCCACCATACACTGGAAAAAGCAGGCCCAGCATTTATAAAATGGGGTCAATGGGCTGCAACTAGACCAGATTTGTTTCCCAAAGATCTTTGTGCTGTACTTGCTGAACTTCACACAAAAGCTCCATCACATAGTTTCGCTTTCACAAAGAAATCTGTTGAAAATGCATTCGGTCGAAAGTTGACGGATATCTTCACAGGTTTTGAAGAGGAACCTTTGGCATCTGGAAGTGTTGCTCAAGTTCATCGAGCAACTTTAAAGTATAGGTACCCTGGTCAACAAACCAAGCCCATTGTTGTTGCTGTAAAGGTTCGGCATCCAGGGGTTGGTGAAGCAATTAGAAGGGACTTTATGATCATTAATTCTGTAGCTAAAATTTCAAGGTTCATCCCTACTTTGAAATGGTTGAGATTGGATGAAAGTCTACAACAATTTGCTGTTTACATGATGTCTCAAGTTGATCTTGCAAGGGAAGCTGCACATCTAAGCCGTTTTATCTACAATTTCCGCAGATGGAAGGATGTCTCATTTCCAAAGCCTCTATACCCCTTGGTACACCCTGCTGTTCTGGTAGAAACTTTTGAACGTGGAGAAAGTGTTTTGCACTATGTTGATGAGCTTGAAGGACATGAACGGATTAAAAGTGCCCTTGCTCACATCGGGACGCATGCACTTTTAAAAATGCTTTTG GTAGATAATTTTGTTCATGCCGACATGCATCCTGGAAATATTCTTGTCCGTGTGAAAGATATCAACCCATCACATAAACAATTCTTTAGTTCAAGGCCCCATGTTATCTTACTTGATGTGGGTATGACAGCTGAACTTTCTAAGACAGATCGAATGAATTTACTGGAGTTTTTTAAGGCTGTCGCTCTTCGAGATGGTCGCAGTGCTGCAGTGTGCACACTTAGATTATCTAAACAGCAAAATTGCCCCAATCCAAAGGCTTTTATAGAG GATGTTGAAAAGTCTTTCAATCTCTGGGATTCCCCAGATGGTGAGTTCATCCATCCAGGGGAGTGCATACAGCAACTACTTGAGCATGTTAGACGTCATAAAGTCAACATTGATGGCAATGTTTGCACAGTAATAGTTACCACCTTGGTTCTTGAG GGATGGCAAAGGAAGCTTGATCCTCAACTGGATGTGATGCGCACTTTGCAGACGTTGCTATTTAAAGCTGACTGGGCTGAATCTCTATATTACACCATTGAAGGACTTGTGGCACCTTAA
- the LOC18593803 gene encoding transcription repressor MYB6: MAKPPCCDKNGLKKGPWTAEEDQKLIDYIQKHGHGRWRTLPKNAGLRRCGKSCRLRWTNYLRPDIKRGKFSIEEEETIIQLHSVLGNKWSAIAARLPGRTDNEIKNYWNTHIKKKLLRMGIDPVTHSPRLDLLELSSLLSSSLYNSSQLNPAGLLGIGPMFNRNFLNFAAALLSSQNKTLEISPENIQQNQTGNFQCQNQYETYQANQVQNPMQGYTTSQANLNHLSTNPNNNLSCQMSLPNLWPEYDRENVSISTPKGFFPMQNYGYHDSINQSITNSLAENRSCFSDQNNIPNLSPFGSLLSTPSSSSTPLNSPSTTYVNNNGSSTEDIERDSYCSNMLMFDVPNGLNVNGCV; this comes from the exons ATGGCGAAACCTCCTTGTTGTGACAAAAATGGATTGAAAAAGGGTCCATGGACTGCCGAGGAAGATCAAAAATTGATCGattatattcaaaaacatGGGCATGGGAGATGGCGTACCCTTCCCAAGAATGCAG GGCTAAGGAGGTGTGGGAAGAGTTGCAGGCTCCGATGGACGAATTACTTGAGGCCTGATATCAAGAGAGGGAAGTTCTCAATTGAAGAAGAGGAAACTATAATACAATTACACAGTGTTTTAGGGAACAA GTGGTCTGCTATTGCTGCTCGATTGCCTGGGAGGACTGATAATGAGATCAAAAACTATTGGAACACCCACAtcaagaagaagctactgagAATGGGGATTGATCCTGTGACTCATAGTCCCCGTCTGGATCTTCTTGAACTCTCCTCACTTCTCAGCTCATCTCTCTACAATTCTTCTCAGCTTAATCCAGCAGGTTTGCTTGGGATTGGACCGATGTTCAATCGGAACTTCCTGAACTTTGCCGCAGCTCTACTGTCATCCCAAAACAAGACCCTGGAAATCAGTCCTgaaaatattcaacaaaaccagACAGGGAATTTCCAATGTCAGAACCAATATGAAACCTACCAGGCAAACCAGGTTCAGAATCCCATGCAAGGTTACACAACATCACAAGCCAATTTGAACCATTTGTCCACAAACCCCAACAATAATCTAAGCTGCCAAATGTCTCTACCAAATCTGTGGCCAGAATATGATAGAGAGAATGTTAGTATTAGTACACCAAAGGGTTTCTTCCCCATGCAAAACTATGGCTACCATGACTCTATCAATCAATCCATCACCAACTCTTTAGCTGAAAACCGGTCATGTTTTTCCGATCAGAACAATATCCCAAATTTGAGCCCTTTCGGATCACTCCTGTCCACACCTTCTTCCAGCTCAACTCCCTTGAATTCACCATCCACGACATATGTCAACAACAATGGTAGCAGTACTGAAGATATTGAAAGAGACAGTTACTGCAGCAATATGTTGATGTTTGATGTCCCTAATGGATTAAATGTCAATGGGTGTGTGTAA